One Saccharomyces eubayanus strain FM1318 chromosome VIII, whole genome shotgun sequence genomic window carries:
- the SHE4 gene encoding She4p: MVSNEREKNQIDITPIDNLCAAFDKTLKSTPDVQKYNDAVDTIFQLRQYSEPGMLANNLAGNEIFKDVQKIEDILTRSYQDHSESRAHLSKRIQEDIPFALDLYEMLSRSSVHVLVGCFPSENATAPLLNELQARIHYGEDLHVTYLLSVVLQLLNKFKYDFKDVRFLVKELCLRINEDGVKSMMLIIFAELQSSFQKDFDKTFMDFMSSLIVEAEIDVGNDPLSIIVKVLSELYPSLTVLCSEIFLSNGLTKLFKKRVFEQQDLQFTKELLQLLSAACIDETMRVYITENYLQLLETSLSLEDIKIYSALVLVKTWSFTKLTNINITQLSEILISAISKCEMPKIESVDKGTVRPDEVKKVEMCVEGLAYLSLKPSVKNMIRNDENFVKMLITMVQNQKMTHSLYGLLVMVANLSTLPEENNGSAQSINDLRVYADLKAPSTENTGNDKESKEDITLFVEKYVLKAELISYLKTKMQTLSPNCKQQVVRVIYNTTRSKGFISECIAQGGTAVVLEYLVGKQDVGEPIRILGCRALSRMLIFTNPALIFKKYSALNAIPFLFELLPRSTPVDDNPLHNDEQIKLTDNYEALLALTNLASSETSDGEEVCKHIVSTPAYWSTIENLMLDENVPLQRSTLELISNMMSHPLTIAAKFFNLENPQSLKNFKILVKLLQLSDIESQRAVAAIFANIATTIPLIAKELLTQKELIENAVEVFAEQVGDIELRQRLIMLFYGLFEMIPDTSSKENYPLLQENSKLKNALNISLERKDSGPEFSAAIPIILAKIRV, encoded by the coding sequence ATGGTATCAAAcgagagagaaaagaatcaaataGATATCACTCCCATTGATAATCTATGTGCTGCGTTCGATAAGACTTTGAAGTCTACCCCTGATGTTCAGAAATACAATGATGCTGTGGATACAATCTTTCAGTTAAGGCAGTACTCTGAGCCTGGAATGCTGGCGAATAATCTAGCAGGTAAtgaaatcttcaaagacgTCCAGAAAATTGAAGACATATTAACCAGATCTTACCAGGACCATTCTGAGTCCCGCGCACATTTGTCGAAGCGCATTCAAGAAGATATCCCATTCGCACTCGATTTGTATGAAATGCTATCAAGATCATCTGTGCACGTTCTTGTTGGTTGCTTTCCTTCCGAAAATGCAACGGCTCCATTACTAAATGAGCTGCAAGCGAGAATACATTATGGTGAAGATCTTCATGTTACATATCTACTCAGTGTGGTCCTACAACTGTTAAATAAGTTCAAGTATGACTTCAAAGATGTCCGATTTTTAGTGAAGGAGCTTTGTTTACGCATAAACGAAGACGGGGTGAAATCGATGATGCTGATAATTTTTGCTGAATTGCAATCGAGTTTTCAGAaagattttgataaaaCGTTTATGGATTTCATGAGCAGTTTGATCGTAGAGGCAGAAATCGATGTGGGGAACGACCCACTATCAATCATTGTCAAAGTTCTGTCTGAACTGTACCCTTCCTTAACTGTACTGTGTTCCGAAATATTTCTAAGCAATGGGCTAACTaagcttttcaaaaaaagagttttcGAACAACAAGATTTACAGTTTACAAAGGAGCTTTTGCAATTGTTATCTGCAGCATGTATTGATGAGACCATGAGAGTGTACATTACAGAAAACTACCTTCAACTTTTGGAAACATCACTAAGCCTAGAagatataaaaatatactcTGCCTTAGTACTAGTCAAGACGTGGTCATTCACTAAATTAACAAATATAAACATAACACAACTATCAGAGATTTTGATAAGtgcaatttcaaaatgcGAAATGCCTAAAATAGAAAGTGTGGATAAGGGCACGGTGAGACCTGATGAAGTCAAGAAAGTAGAAATGTGCGTTGAAGGGTTAGCATACCTGAGTTTGAAGCCGTCAGTTAAGAACATGATCAGAAAcgatgaaaattttgtcAAAATGCTAATAACCATGGTTCAAAACCAGAAAATGACGCACTCTTTATATGGTCTGCTAGTTATGGTAGCTAATTTGTCCACCCTGCCAGAGGAAAACAATGGCAGCGCTCAATCGATAAATGACCTGAGAGTTTATGCGGACTTAAAAGCCCCAAGCACGGAGAATACGGGAAATGAcaaagaatcaaaagagGATATTACTTTGTTTGTCGAAAAGTACGTATTGAAGGCAGAGTTAATTTCCTatttgaaaaccaaaatgcAAACTCTGAGCCCCAATTGCAAACAGCAGGTAGTAAGAGTCATCTATAACACCACACGCTCGAAAGGGTTCATTTCCGAATGCATTGCGCAGGGTGGTACCGCTGTCGTCTTAGAATATCTAGTCGGTAAGCAAGACGTTGGGGAACCGATCCGAATTTTGGGTTGCCGCGCCCTGTCAAGAATGTTAATATTCACCAATCCGGCCCTgatatttaaaaaatactCTGCGTTGAACGCTATTCCTTTCCTATTCGAATTGCTACCTAGATCCACACCTGTGGACGACAATCCGTTGCATAACGATGAGCAAATAAAACTAACAGATAATTATGAGGCTTTGTTGGCTTTAACAAATCTAGCCTCGTCAGAGACTTCTGACGGTGAAGAAGTCTGCAAGCATATTGTGTCTACACCGGCCTATTGGTCGACAATCGAGAATCTGATGTTAGACGAGAATGTTCCATTGCAACGGTCAACACTGGAACTGATAAGCAATATGATGAGCCATCCATTAACGATTGCTGcaaagtttttcaatttagaAAACCCGCAGAGTTTGAAGAACTTCAAAATACTGGTGAAACTATTACAACTGTCTGACATCGAGTCCCAACGCGCCGTCGCTGCTATCTTTGCCAATATCGCAACTACTATCCCGCTGATAGCCAAAGAACTCTTGACTCAAAAAGAACTAATCGAAAACGCCGTTGAAGTCTTCGCGGAGCAAGTCGGCGATATCGAGCTAAGACAAAGACTAATTATGCTTTTTTATGgactttttgaaatgattCCGGACACCAGCTCTAAGGAGAATTATCCCTTGCTACAAGAAAACTCAAAACTGAAGAATGCTTTGAACATATCTCTAGAGAGAAAGGACTCAGGACCGGAGTTCTCGGCAGCCATCCCTATCATCCTTGCCAAAATTAGAGTCTAA
- the PEP12 gene encoding SNAP receptor PEP12, with protein MSKNEFFGNENDVIWSGPRFSDSPEFQAMKEDVAAELFEINGQISTLQQFTTTLKSFIDKGDVSANVVERINKRSVAKIEEIGELIKKVNTSVKKIDALEEASLDKTQIIAREKLVRDVSYSLQEFQGIQRQFTGVMKQVNDKARESLEATEMANNTALMDEEQGQNHQMSKRISSNQIVIERDPINNEEFAYQQNLIEQRDQEISNIERGITELNEIFKDLGSVIQQQGVLVDNIEANIYTTSDNTQMASNELRKAMRYQKSTSRWRVYLLVVLLVMLFFIFLIMKI; from the coding sequence ATGTCAAAGAACGAGTTTTTTGGTAACGAAAATGATGTAATCTGGAGTGGCCCAAGATTCAGTGATTCGCCTGAGTTCCAGGCAATGAAAGAAGACGTCGCTGCAGAACtgtttgaaataaatgGCCAAATAAGCACACTACAGCAATTCACCACGACGCTAAAGTCGTTTATAGATAAGGGTGATGTTAGCGCAAATGTAGTGGAGAGGATCAATAAGAGGTCTGTGGCGAAGATAGAAGAAATAGGCGAGCTAATCAAGAAGGTCAACACATCAGTGAAAAAGATTGATGCTCTAGAGGAAGCAAGTCTGGATAAGACTCAAATAATAGCCAGAGAAAAACTGGTAAGGGATGTGAGTTATTCTTTACAAGAGTTTCAAGGTATCCAACGGCAGTTTACCGGAGTAATGAAGCAGGTCAATGACAAGGCGAGAGAGTCTCTTGAAGCAACCGAAATGGCAAACAACACAGCTCTAATGGATGAAGAACAAGGGCAGAACCACCAAATGAGCAAACGAATATCAAGCAACCAAATAGTCATCGAGAGAGATCCAATAAATAACGAGGAATTCGCCTACCAGCAAAATCTTATCGAACAAAGAGACCAGGAAATTAGCAATATTGAGAGAGGTATAACGGAGCTGAACGAGATATTCAAAGATCTGGGAAGCGTCATCCAACAGCAAGGGGTTTTGGTTGATAACATTGAAGCAAATATTTATACAACATCTGATAACACCCAAATGGCTTCAAATGAGTTAAGGAAGGCTATGCGATACCAGAAAAGTACGAGCAGATGGAGAGTATATCTGTTGGTTGTTCTTCTCGTGatgcttttctttatttttctcattATGAAAATTTAG
- the CYC2 gene encoding oxidoreductase, translated as MLWVKCASPGLRIARKLHTVNKKSNFSKIFLATGGLLATGVIGCYLGYRCFKGKDNNSELSPSHFVKYEISHKQDIDSSHFLLELTPLIRQNVNMWSLMTAENLWSVEVKQPEVMVVRSYTPLPLQFNPVSKELEILKDGDNADGKLCFYIKKYENGEVARWLHQLPKDHVIEIRGPFIDYEFPHLSNESKRSRECLYTSRSNTEIPNEDEDSKFTYQPYDIMMFTAGTGIVTALQLLLTESPFRGSIKLFHTSENIQQLGPLNSILLKLQASNRVRLQVFESDKQTRNKILEDIGKAIPRPSSYKGKLPFSSISGRGFEPILALVCGPEGYISSISGRKLDLNQGPIKGLLAAKGWNSENVYKLS; from the coding sequence ATGCTGTGGGTAAAGTGTGCTTCACCTGGGCTCCGAATAGCACGGAAGCTTCATACagtaaacaaaaagagTAATTTCTCCAAGATATTTTTGGCTACAGGTGGTTTACTAGCGACAGGAGTGATAGGCTGCTATCTAGGTTATAGATGCTTTAAAGGCAAGGACAACAACTCTGAGTTATCCCCATCTCATTTCGTTAAATATGAAATTTCACACAAGCAAGACATCGATTCATCGCATTTTTTACTCGAGTTAACTCCACTAATTAGGCAGAATGTAAATATGTGGTCACTGATGACTGCAGAAAACCTATGGTCTGTTGAAGTCAAACAACCGGAAGTCATGGTGGTCCGTAGTTATACGCCCCTACCGCTTCAATTTAACccagtttcaaaagaattggaaatcTTGAAAGACGGTGACAATGCTGATGGGAAATTATGTTTTTATATCAAGAAGTATGAAAACGGAGAGGTTGCGAGATGGCTGCACCAACTTCCTAAGGACCATGTGATTGAAATAAGAGGCCCATTTATTGATTATGAGTTTCCGCATTTGTCGAATGAGTCCAAAAGATCTCGTGAGTGTTTATATACGAGCAGAAGCAATACCGAAATCCccaatgaagatgaggatTCAAAATTCACTTATCAGCCCTATGACATAATGATGTTTACAGCCGGTACTGGAATAGTGACCGCCTTACAATTGCTCTTGACAGAATCACCATTCAGAGGCAGTATCAAATTATTCCACACAAGTGAAAATATTCAGCAACTGGGGCCTTTAAAttctattcttttgaaactccAGGCGTCAAACAGGGTCCGGTTAcaagtttttgaatcagataagcaaacaagaaataaaatattagaAGATATCGGGAAAGCTATACCTAGACCCTCTTCATATAAAGGTAAGCTGCCATTCTCTAGTATCAGTGGTAGAGGCTTTGAGCCTATATTGGCGTTGGTGTGCGGTCCAGAAGGTTATATTAGTAGCATATCTGGGAGAAAATTGGATCTTAATCAGGGACCCATAAAGGGCTTGTTAGCCGCTAAAGGTTGGAATTCCGAAAATGTCTATAAGCTTTCATGA
- the HIR2 gene encoding Hir2p, whose translation MRLLKYPLDINDEKVNTLAALGPYIILAGSDGHVMAWKQQQLVDTAFDKAMIKDLKPELSFQVDQDSGGDIFFLTGDLEALCIGSEHRVWSYSGWFNKDTTSINSLEQMKKKLMFECKSPSTITDVKYDIHLGIIFVLLSNENKVLLFHHKSSEKLSEISMDKASKPITGIIDPTGQTFTILTADRSILVYQVNKTGTHKLINKLTQHVQMYPLHYKISMSPQADILPVINSVKGVPNNATSCTTLLDRNNNYKVMKTLVTPSSNGCKVLVYSPAYYEKPNIKKATSTRYNLIATSGSTDGTVLVWNTKRXKPLFNALQVSSTAINDMSWSQDGLTLFAISNDTTLYTFAFQEKDLGVALPLAEIKTLQELNKKLPKLEEPVPTQTPKDFPENVKLEASSSITSIPNDTSRPITGKKLSKKKLPSGQTNGIKTTQSTSMEFNAPSYTVPKDLKRKPKEATPNDATNNVPSSKKQKKELQPIDFLDTGLMLPNTSFSRIRLATPKIRSTFKYSPINNPNLILEVKNGSGNEQKPTIVRLTSKVLDQDQVLFQDFIPKLVTICTAGDTFWSFCSEDGIIYIYSDSGRKLMAPLILGVGISFLEACGTYLLCLTSIGELYCWNIEQKKLAFPTNTIYPLLNPTLRYSDDILTRAENITMCSITKKGVPLVTLSNGDGYLFDKDMETWLLVSDGWWAYGSQYWDTTNTTGLSSSKANTDAFSSNEANINEMVSDIKNDNQSIINFMERKTNDELNRKSRIKNLQRFARTILMKEGFENMEEIVTLSHLENKILTAIKLEESEEFSKLVMVYCIRLSELGYMDRLDDVFQWLYNDVSVSHTDTRFAEVNFRRDLLRKILIACGGIRQVQRVTTRYAKEMNIIS comes from the coding sequence ATGAGACTGCTTAAGTATCCATTGGATATTAATGACGAGAAAGTGAACACCCTCGCTGCCCTTGGCCCCTATATTATACTAGCTGGCAGCGATGGTCACGTGATGGCGTGGAAGCAACAGCAATTAGTCGATACCGCCTTTGATAAAGCCATGATCAAGGACTTGAAGCCTGAACTTTCATTTCAAGTTGATCAGGACTCTGGCGgtgatatattttttttaacagGGGACCTCGAAGCATTGTGTATTGGGTCTGAACATCGTGTGTGGAGTTATTCTGGTTGGTTCAATAAAGACACGACTAGTATTAATTCCTTAGaacaaatgaagaagaaactaatGTTCGAATGTAAATCTCCAAGCACCATAACAGATGTGAAATACGACATACATCTGGGCATCatatttgttcttttaagTAATGAAAACAAGGTACTGCTATTCCACCATAAAAGCTCGGAAAAGCTATCGGAAATATCTATGGACAAGGCGAGCAAACCTATTACGGGAATAATAGATCCAACCGGTCAGACCTTTACCATTTTGACTGCCGATAGATCAATTTTGGTCTATCAAGTTAACAAAACAGGTACACACAAGCTTATAAATAAACTGACACAACATGTACAGATGTATCCATTGCATTacaaaatttcaatgtCACCTCAGGCAGATATTTTACCGGTAATAAACTCAGTCAAAGGCGTACCAAATAACGCCACCAGTTGCACTACTTTGCTAGACAGAAATAACAACTATAAAGTTATGAAGACTTTGGTGACACCCTCTTCAAATGGTTGCAAAGTTCTCGTCTATTCACCAGCATATTATGAGAAGCCCAACATTAAAAAGGCCACGAGTACACGTTACAACCTAATCGCTACTTCCGGCTCAACGGACGGTACCGTTTTAGTCTGGAACACGAAGAGAATRAAACCTTTGTTTAATGCATTACAGGTTTCATCAACAGCAATAAACGATATGTCCTGGTCACAAGATGGGTTAACTTTGTTTGCCATTTCAAACGATACAACGCTATACACATTTGCATTTCAAGAGAAGGATTTGGGTGTGGCGTTACCGCTAGcagaaataaaaacattgCAGgaattaaataaaaagctGCCAAAGCTCGAGGAACCAGTTCCAACACAAACACCCAAGGATTTCCCTGAAAATGTCAAACTCGAAGCATCTTCAAGTATAACGTCTATACCCAACGACACGAGTAGACCAATAACGGGGAAGAAACTgtctaaaaaaaagctaCCTTCAGGTCAAACTAATGGTATTAAGACTACTCAGAGTACCTCAATGGAATTTAACGCGCCTTCTTATACTGTGCCCAAGGAcctaaaaagaaaaccaaaagaagcGACTCCGAATGACGCTACAAACAATGTTCCTAGTagcaagaaacaaaaaaaagaattgcAACCCATTGACTTTTTGGATACAGGCCTTATGCTTCCCAATACTTCTTTTTCGAGGATTAGACTCGCAACACCGAAAATCAGATCTACGTTTAAATATTCTCCAATTAATAACCCAAACTTAATTCTTGAGGTAAAAAATGGGTCTGGCAACGAACAAAAGCCAACGATAGTGAGGCTTACTTCAAAAGTACTTGACCAGGATCAAGTATTGTTCCAAGATTTTATACCAAAGCTCGTAACAATTTGTACGGCAGGTGATACTTTTTGGTCATTCTGTAGCGAAGACGGAATTATTTACATATACTCTGATTCGGGTAGAAAGCTAATGGCACCCTTAATACTAGGTGTTGGCATTAGTTTCCTAGAAGCATGTGGGACGTACCTACTTTGTTTAACGAGCATAGGGGAGCTTTATTGTTGGAACATAGAACAGAAAAAGCTGGCATTCCCTACGAATACCATCTACCCGTTATTAAATCCTACATTGCGTTACTCTGATGACATATTGACTAGAGCTGAAAACATAACGATGTGCTCCATCACGAAAAAGGGTGTCCCGTTGGTCACCCTGAGTAATGGTGATGGTTACTTGTTCGATAAGGACATGGAAACATGGCTTCTGGTAAGTGACGGATGGTGGGCTTATGGTTCCCAATATTGGGATACAACAAATACTACTGGCTTGTCTTCTAGTAAAGCGAATACGGACGCTTTTAGTAGTAATGAAGCTAACATAAATGAAATGGTTAGTGATATTAAAAATGATAACCAAAGCATTATCAACTTTATGGAACGTAAGACGAACGATGAACTTAATAGAAAGAGCAGGATTAAGAATTTACAAAGATTTGCTAGGACGATATTGATGAAGGAAGGGTTTGAGAATATGGAGGAGATTGTTACTTTGTcacatttggaaaacaaaatactAACAGCTATTAAGTTGGAGGAATCTGAAGAATTTTCCAAGTTAGTGATGGTTTATTGCATTCGTCTTAGCGAACTGGGATATATGGACCGCCTAGATGATGTTTTCCAATGGTTATATAACGATGTGTCTGTCAGTCATACAGACACAAGATTTGCCGAAGTAAATTTCAGGAGGGACCTCTTAAGGAAAATACTAATTGCGTGCGGTGGTATTAGACAGGTTCAAAGAGTCACCACACGCTACGCCAAGGAAATGAATATAATATCTTAA
- the CKB2 gene encoding casein kinase 2 regulatory subunit CKB2, with protein sequence MGSRSEDVGAVDRGSSRVEQDDVLMDDDSDSSEYVDMWIDLFLGRKGHEYFCDVDPEYITDRFNLMNLQKTVSKFSYVVQYIVDDLDDSILENMTHVRLEQLESDSRKLYGLIHARYIITIKGLQKMYAKYKEADFGRCPRVYCNLQPLLPVGLHDVPGIDCVKLYCPSCEDLYIPKSSRHSSIDGAYFGTSFPGMFLQAFPDMVPKHPTKRYVPKIFGFELHKQAQLTRWQELQRLKMVKKLEFKNVDLTKSGGFKT encoded by the coding sequence ATGGGCAGCAGATCAGAGGATGTAGGAGCAGTGGATAGAGGGAGCTCCAGAGTTGAACAGGACGATGTTCTTATGGATGATGACTCTGATTCATCGGAGTACGTGGATATGTGGATCGatttatttcttggaagaaaagGCCATGAATACTTCTGCGACGTAGATCCTGAATACATTACAGATCGTTTTAACTTAATGAATTTGCAAAAGACAGTTTCTAAATTCTCTTATGTGGTACAATATATCGTGGACGATTTGGATGACAGTATCTTAGAAAACATGACTCATGTCCGTTTAGAGCAATTAGAATCAGATTCTCGTAAGCTGTATGGCCTCATTCATGCACGTTACATCATAACGATTAAAGGTTTGCAGAAAATGTACGCTAAATACAAAGAGGCTGATTTTGGTAGGTGTCCTCGTGTCTACTGCAACCTACAGCCGTTATTGCCCGTTGGTTTGCATGATGTTCCAGGAATAGATTGTGTTAAATTATATTGTCCATCCTGTGAGGATCTTTATATACCAAAGTCTTCGAGGCATAGCTCGATTGATGGTGCATACTTTGGAACAAGTTTCCCGGGTATGTTTTTGCAGGCATTTCCAGACATGGTGCCCAAACATCCAACAAAAAGATACgttccaaaaatttttggttttgaatTACACAAACAAGCTCAACTAACGAGGTGGCAGGAACTACAGCGACTCAAGATGGTCAAGAAGcttgaattcaaaaatgtgGATTTGACAAAAAGTGGTGGTTTTAAAACCTAG
- the GLO4 gene encoding hydroxyacylglutathione hydrolase GLO4: MVGSLLTWSTPIFFIHMKFSLQQIRNMHIKPIKMRWLTGGANYSYLLSTENKENSWLIDPAEPLEVSPELSVDEKKKIHAIVNTHHHYDHSGGNIVMHSILRKDNPGHKVETIAGSNASPGATEIPQHMEQYQLGNLQITCIRTPCHTKDSICYHVKDLGTSEQCIFTGDSLFNAGCGRFFEGNGADMDIALNKTILRAVGEPNWSNIKIYPGHEYTKGNVKFIRAKIYHAMGENKHFDALEQYCQSNECTTGHFTLNDELEYNPFMRLDDPAVRAAVGDTAKAYPRATVMQELRKLKNAM, encoded by the coding sequence ATGGTAGGTTCCCTCCTAACCTGGAGTACACCAATCTTTTTCATCCACATGAAGTTTTCACTACAGCAAATAAGAAACATGCATATTAAGCCCATAAAGATGAGATGGTTAACGGGCGGTGCTAACTACAGCTATTTATTGAGCACTGAAAACAAGGAGAACTCTTGGTTGATTGATCCTGCGGAACCCCTTGAAGTATCGCCAGAGTTAAGTGTTGatgagaagaagaaaatacatGCTATCGTCAATACGCATCATCATTATGATCACTCAGGAGGAAACATAGTAATGCACAGCATCTTGCGGAAAGATAATCCAGGTCACAAAGTTGAAACAATTGCTGGATCCAACGCTTCTCCCGGTGCCACTGAAATACCTCAGCACATGGAACAGTATCAACTGGGCAACTTGCAAATAACATGCATTAGAACGCCATGTCATACTAAGGATTCCATATGCTATCATGTTAAAGATTTGGGAACATCCGAGCAATGCATCTTCACTGGTGACAGTCTTTTTAATGCAGGCTGTGGAAGGTTTTTTGAGGGAAATGGAGCAGACATGGACATAGCTTTGAACAAGACTATTTTAAGAGCCGTAGGTGAGCCCAACTGGAGTaacataaaaatataccCAGGCCACGAGTACACGAAGGGCAACGTCAAATTCATCAGGGCGAAAATCTACCACGCTATGGGGGAGAATAAACACTTTGATGCACTGGAACAGTATTGCCAGAGTAATGAGTGCACCACTGGTCATTTTACATTGAATGATGAGCTGGAATACAATCCGTTCATGAGATTGGACGACCCTGCAGTTAGAGCAGCAGTTGGTGATACTGCTAAGGCATATCCTAGAGCCACAGTCATGCAAGAGCTGAGAAAGCTGAAAAACGCTATGTAA
- the CUE5 gene encoding ubiquitin-binding protein CUE5, which yields MEEKDSKDIPSVEKKEAPKQIDEDIAKTTDVDLSADEKEDSDAADKDKSTPQNVKEGETPCEANDDTKAVSAKKTDEGEEKEEEQPPLPARNRSEEPAPKENPILQELKDAFPNLEEKYIKAVIIASQGALDPAFNALLFLSDPESGKDIELPTQPVRKISEAPVRRRQTQLEQDELLARQLDEQFNRSHSRRHHRDRAAQNTHEQRLKDRQRRRQNPLSPEERREYYGNAEEQEDSWSQFVDKDLPELTDRAGRSLQDTANKVSSWISDAYKRNFAQGNEQNNNQYGHQEQQEEWEPEIVDFSAQNEKKTRPQQPERKRFNSFGAQVGEDSLESHGIALHNEDAFEEDEDVPPQLPTRTKSGESAGKVVAETAYIDTPDTETKKKWQPLPPEPLDTTPTKVNAFSRDKKKNPDEDEFLINSDDEM from the coding sequence atggaagaaaaagatagCAAGGATATTCCTTCAGttgagaagaaagaagctCCAAAACAAATTGATGAGGATATCGCAAAGACTACAGATGTCGATCTCAGCGCCGATGAGAAAGAAGATAGTGATGCTGCAGACAAGGATAAGAGCACCCCACAAAATGTTAAAGAAGGAGAAACCCCCTGTGAAGCTAATGATGATACAAAGGCAGTTTctgcaaagaaaacagatGAAGgagaggaaaaggaagaggagCAGCCTCCCTTACCGGCCAGAAACAGGTCTGAAGAGCCTGCGCCAAAGGAGAACCCAATATTGCAGGAGTTAAAGGATGCTTTTCCCAATTTGGAGGAAAAGTACATTAAAGCGGTGATCATTGCATCTCAAGGTGCTTTGGACCCCGCTTTCAATGCTTTATTATTCCTATCGGATCCCGAATCAGGTAAAGATATTGAATTGCCAACACAACCCGTGAGAAAGATTTCCGAGGCGCCGGTGAGAAGACGTCAAACCCAATTGGAACAGGATGAACTATTAGCACGTCAACTAGATGAGCAGTTCAACCGGTCGCATTCTCGCCGCCACCACCGTGACCGTGCAGCTCAAAATACGCATGAACAGCGTCTAAAAGACAGACAGAGGAGGCGTCAAAACCCCTTATCTCCTGAAGAAAGGAGGGAATATTATGGAAATGCTGAGGAACAGGAGGATTCGTGGTCTCAATTTGTAGACAAGGACCTGCCTGAACTCACGGACAGGGCTGGGCGTTCTTTGCAGGACACAGCAAATAAAGTGAGCAGCTGGATCAGTGATGCTTACAAGAGAAACTTTGCTCAAGGAAAcgaacaaaacaacaaccaATATGGTcaccaagaacaacaagaagaatggGAACCAGAAATCGTGGACTTCTCGGCCcagaatgaaaagaagacaagGCCCCAGCAGCCTGAGAGAAAGAGGTTCAATTCGTTCGGTGCCCAAGTCGGTGAGGATTCGCTAGAAAGCCACGGAATCGCACTACACAACGAAGACGcgtttgaagaagatgaagacgtCCCACCCCAATTGCCTACAAGGACGAAGTCTGGTGAATCAGCCGGAAAAGTAGTGGCGGAGACAGCCTATATCGATACACCTGATACggaaaccaagaagaagtggCAGCCACTGCCACCGGAGCCATTGGACACGACACCAACCAAGGTGAACGCCTTTTCCAgggacaagaagaagaacccCGATGAGGACGAGTTCTTGATCAATAGTGACGATGAAATGTAA